One segment of Chionomys nivalis chromosome 3, mChiNiv1.1, whole genome shotgun sequence DNA contains the following:
- the LOC130871772 gene encoding LOW QUALITY PROTEIN: bifunctional phosphoribosylaminoimidazole carboxylase/phosphoribosylaminoimidazole succinocarboxamide synthetase-like (The sequence of the model RefSeq protein was modified relative to this genomic sequence to represent the inferred CDS: inserted 3 bases in 2 codons) — translation MATVEVLNIGRKLYEGKTKEVYELLDSPGRVLLQFKDQITAGNAAGKNHLEGKAAISNKITSCIFQLLQDAGIKTAFNKKCGETAFIAPQCEMIPIEWVCRRIATGSFLKKNPGVKEGWXFYPPKVEMFFKDDANNDPQWSEEQLIAAQFCFARLAIGQTEVDIMSHATQAIFEILEKAWLPQNCTLVDMKIEFGVDVTTKEIVLADVIDNDSWRLWPSGDQSQQKDKQSYRDLKEVTPEGLQMVKKNFEWVADRVELLLKSDXCRVVVLMGSASDLGHCEKIKKACGNFGIPCELRVTSAHKGADETLRIKAEYEGGGIPTVFVAVAGRSNGKTAYPVISCPPITPDWGARDVWSSLRLPSGLGCSTILSPEGSAQFAAQIFGLNNHLVWAKLRATILNTWISLKQADKKIRECNL, via the exons ATGGCGACAGTTGAGGTACTGAACATTGGGAGAAAACTCTATGAGGGTAAGACAAAAGAAGTCTATGAATTGTTAGATAGTCCAGGAAGAGTCCTCCTGCAGTTCAAGGACCAGATTACAGCGGGAAATGCAGCCGGAAAGAACCACCTGGAAGGCAAAGCTGCAATCTCCAATAAGATCACCAGCTGTATTTTTCAGCTGTTACAGGATGCCGGTATCAAGACTGCTTTCAACAAGAAATGTGGGGAGACTGCTTTCATTGCACCCCAATGTGAAATGATTCCAATTGAATGGGTGTGCCGAAGAATAGCAACTGgatcttttctcaaaaagaaCCCTGGTGTAAAAGAGGGGTG GTTTTACCCACCAAAAGTGGAGATGTTCTTCAAGGATGATGCCAATAATGATCCACAGTGGTCTGAAGAGCAACTCATTGCTGCACAGTTTTGTTTTGCTAGACTTGCTATAGGCCAGACTGAAGTGGACATCATGAGTCATGCTACACaagctatttttgaaatactGGAGAAAGCCTGGCTGCCCCAGAACTGCACGCTGGTTGATATGAAGATTGAATTTGGTGTTGATGTAACTACCAAAGAGATTGTTCTTGCTGATGTAATTGATAATGATTCTTGGAGACTCTGGCCATCGGGAGATCAGAGCcagcagaaagacaaacagtcTTACCGTGACCTCAAGGAAGTAACTCCGGAAGGACTCCAGATGGTAAAGAAAAACTTTGAGTGGGTTGCAGATCGAGTGGAGTTGCTTCTGAAGTCAG AGTGCAGGGTTGTAGTGCTGATGGGTTCAGCTTCTGACCTTGGTCACTGTGAGAAAATTAAGAAGGCTTGTGGAAACTTTGGGATTCCATGTGAACTCCGAGTGACATCTGCCCATAAAGGAGCAGATGAGACGTTGAGGATTAAAGCAGAGTATGAAGGGGGTGGCATACCTACTGTATTTGTCGCAGTGGCAGGCAGAAGCAATGGTAAAACCGCATATCCAGTTATCAGCTGTCCTCCCATCACACCAGACTGGGGTGCTCGGGATGTGTGGTCATCTCTTCGATTGCCCAGTGGTCTTGGCTGTTCAACTATACTCTCTCCAGAAGGATCCGCCCAGTTTGCTGCTCAGATATTTGGGCTAAACAATCATTTGGTGTGGGCCAAACTTCGAGCGACCATATTGAACACGTGGATATCTTTAAAGCAAGCTGACAAGAAAATCAGAGAATGCAATttgtaa